Proteins from a genomic interval of Nocardioidaceae bacterium:
- a CDS encoding HAD family hydrolase, translating into MSGGRVEAVIFDWGGTLTPWHDVDLSAAARALLEAVVARDMGQGTAAAVLEEADRRIWARAREEHRSATIDDVFAEAGLAYDPERLGAYRDFWEPHTHTDEQVAPLLEELRARGAKVGVLSNTIWPRAWHEEFFARDGVLDLIDGAVYTSEIPHAKPAPEAFRAAMDAVGVEDPAACVFVGDRLFEDVHGPHEVGMRAIHVPHSTIPADQHGHTDGEPDAVVQELVEILDVLEQWGLPPVDQAGGSR; encoded by the coding sequence GTGAGCGGCGGCCGTGTCGAGGCCGTGATCTTCGACTGGGGCGGCACGCTGACGCCGTGGCACGACGTCGACCTGTCGGCGGCGGCACGGGCCCTGCTCGAGGCGGTCGTGGCCCGGGACATGGGTCAGGGCACGGCGGCGGCCGTCCTCGAGGAGGCCGACCGCCGCATCTGGGCGCGGGCGCGCGAGGAGCACCGGTCCGCCACCATCGATGACGTCTTCGCCGAGGCGGGGCTGGCGTACGACCCGGAGCGGCTCGGGGCCTACCGCGACTTCTGGGAGCCTCACACGCACACCGACGAGCAGGTCGCACCGCTCCTCGAGGAGCTGCGCGCCCGCGGCGCGAAGGTGGGGGTGCTGTCGAACACGATCTGGCCCCGCGCGTGGCACGAGGAGTTCTTCGCGCGCGACGGGGTGCTCGACCTCATCGACGGTGCCGTCTACACCTCGGAGATCCCGCACGCGAAGCCCGCTCCGGAGGCGTTCCGAGCTGCGATGGACGCCGTCGGGGTCGAGGACCCCGCCGCCTGCGTGTTCGTCGGGGACCGGCTCTTCGAGGACGTCCACGGCCCGCATGAGGTCGGCATGCGCGCGATCCACGTGCCGCACTCGACGATCCCGGCCGACCAGCACGGGCACACCGACGGCGAGCCGGACGCAGTCGTGCAGGAGCTCGTCGAGATCCTCGACGTGCTGGAGCAGTGGGGGCTCCCGCCCGTCGACCAGGCCGGGGGTTCCCGGTAG
- a CDS encoding GNAT family N-acetyltransferase, translating to MVSGRGSGESARTLAPDDLPELLRLLARHPAENCFLEHRARTTSLDRRWVGSEIWGFGRPGELEAACHAGSNLVPSYALSSAARDAFASRALDGRRRSDAIFGPADDVAALWELLEGRWERHVREYRWRQPLLVIDGDPAIDPDPRVRLGRLEDMDVLYPAAVAMSTEEVGVSPEAGGNARLYRARVEQLVERGWSFVLIEDGELLFKAEVAAATPDACQVQGVYVTPERRGEGISAPAMAALVAHAREQIAPLVTLYVNDFNEAARRSYETCGFVEQGRYATIMF from the coding sequence GTGGTCAGCGGTCGAGGGAGCGGCGAGAGCGCTCGCACCCTGGCACCGGACGACCTCCCCGAGCTGTTGAGGCTGCTGGCGCGGCACCCGGCGGAGAACTGCTTCCTCGAGCACCGTGCCCGCACGACCTCGTTGGACCGTCGGTGGGTCGGCTCGGAGATCTGGGGTTTCGGGCGTCCCGGTGAGCTGGAGGCCGCGTGCCACGCGGGCTCGAACCTGGTCCCGTCGTACGCCCTCTCCAGCGCCGCACGCGACGCCTTCGCGAGTCGCGCCCTGGACGGTCGTCGACGGTCCGACGCGATCTTCGGCCCGGCTGACGACGTGGCCGCCCTGTGGGAGCTGCTGGAGGGCCGGTGGGAGCGACACGTGCGGGAGTACCGCTGGCGGCAGCCGCTGCTCGTCATCGACGGGGACCCGGCGATCGATCCCGACCCGCGCGTGCGGCTGGGCCGGCTGGAGGACATGGACGTGCTCTATCCCGCAGCCGTGGCGATGTCGACCGAGGAGGTCGGCGTCTCACCCGAGGCGGGCGGCAATGCCCGGCTCTACCGCGCCCGTGTCGAGCAGCTCGTCGAGCGTGGCTGGTCCTTCGTGCTCATCGAGGACGGAGAGCTGCTCTTCAAGGCCGAGGTCGCCGCGGCGACGCCGGACGCCTGCCAGGTCCAGGGCGTCTACGTGACGCCCGAGCGGCGCGGCGAGGGCATCAGCGCCCCGGCGATGGCGGCCCTGGTGGCCCATGCCCGCGAGCAGATCGCGCCGCTGGTGACGCTGTACGTGAACGACTTCAACGAGGCCGCTCGCCGCTCGTACGAGACCTGCGGGTTCGTCGAGCAGGGCCGCTACGCCACCATCATGTTCTGA
- a CDS encoding ferritin-like domain-containing protein, which translates to MRPLEALQAALRSEHAAVYVYGVLGARADASDDAGLAEQVRAAYDLHVQRRGELEQRVRRAGGTPAVAAVGYVTPQGLARVGGIRSAALEVEERAAAVYAELAGSTTGGNRAWAVDALTDAAVRRVVLGAGPEDYPGLPGMPR; encoded by the coding sequence GTGAGGCCGCTGGAGGCGCTGCAGGCCGCGTTGCGGTCCGAGCACGCCGCGGTCTACGTCTACGGGGTGCTGGGTGCCCGTGCCGACGCCTCGGATGACGCCGGGCTCGCCGAGCAGGTGCGCGCGGCGTACGACCTGCACGTGCAGCGGCGAGGCGAGCTCGAGCAGCGGGTCCGGCGTGCCGGGGGCACCCCCGCGGTCGCCGCGGTCGGCTACGTCACGCCGCAGGGCCTCGCCCGCGTCGGCGGCATCCGCAGCGCCGCGCTGGAGGTGGAGGAGCGCGCCGCCGCCGTGTACGCCGAGCTCGCCGGATCCACCACGGGCGGCAACCGCGCCTGGGCCGTCGACGCGCTCACCGATGCCGCCGTACGCCGGGTCGTCCTCGGCGCCGGACCCGAGGACTACCCGGGGCTGCCGGGCATGCCGCGCTGA
- a CDS encoding proline--tRNA ligase → MILRMSTLFLRTLRDDPADAEVPSHRVLVRAGYIRRAAPGIYTWLPMGLRVLRKIEAIVREEMDGIGAQEVSFPALLPKEPYEASGRWSEYGDLLFRLKDRKDADYLLGPTHEEMFTLLVKDLFSSYKDLPLSIYQIQTKYRDEARPRAGLLRGREFTMKDSYSFDVDDAGLERSYNAHREAYVRIFDRLGFSYVVVQATSGAMGGSRSEEFLARAAVGEDTFVSCSSCGYAANVEAVQVPAPPAVPYDDAPAAHAEDTPDTPTIATLVAALNADHPREDGREWTAGDTLKNVMVVLTHPDGTREPLAIGVPGDREVDQKRLEGQLEPITVEPMDEAEFAKHTALVKGYIGPQALGEESASGIRFLVDPRVVEGTRWVTGANEHGRHVLDLVAGRDFAPDGTIEAAEVRDGDVCPRCAELGQVGALSTERGIEMGHIFQLGRKYADALGLKVLDENGKQVTVTMGSYGIGPSRAVAAIAEGTLDESGLCWPREVSPADVHLVATGKDPAVHEAAEALAEEMGRAGLDVLLDDRPKVSPGVKFKDAELIGIPTIVVVGRGLADGSVEVKDRASGDRVEVPLGQAVQHVVGRVRP, encoded by the coding sequence ATGATCCTGCGGATGTCCACGCTGTTCCTGCGCACCCTGCGCGACGACCCCGCAGACGCCGAGGTCCCCAGCCACCGCGTGCTCGTCCGCGCGGGCTACATCCGCCGCGCCGCCCCGGGCATCTACACCTGGCTGCCGATGGGCCTGCGGGTGCTGCGCAAGATCGAGGCGATCGTGCGCGAGGAGATGGACGGCATCGGCGCGCAGGAGGTCTCCTTCCCCGCGCTGCTGCCGAAGGAGCCGTACGAGGCCAGCGGTCGGTGGAGCGAGTACGGCGACCTGCTGTTCCGCCTCAAGGACCGCAAGGACGCCGACTACCTCCTCGGCCCGACCCACGAGGAGATGTTCACGCTCCTGGTCAAGGACCTCTTCAGCTCCTACAAGGACCTGCCGCTCTCGATCTACCAGATCCAGACGAAGTACCGCGACGAGGCGAGGCCCCGCGCCGGGCTGCTGCGGGGTCGCGAGTTCACGATGAAGGACTCCTACTCCTTCGACGTCGACGACGCCGGCCTCGAGCGCTCCTACAACGCCCACCGCGAGGCGTACGTGCGCATCTTCGACCGCCTCGGATTCTCCTACGTCGTGGTGCAGGCGACCTCCGGCGCGATGGGCGGCTCGCGGTCCGAGGAGTTCCTGGCCCGTGCGGCGGTCGGCGAGGACACGTTCGTCTCCTGCTCGTCCTGCGGGTACGCCGCCAACGTCGAGGCCGTCCAGGTGCCCGCGCCACCGGCCGTCCCGTACGACGACGCGCCGGCAGCCCACGCCGAGGACACCCCCGACACCCCGACCATCGCCACCCTGGTCGCTGCCCTGAACGCCGACCACCCGCGCGAGGACGGCCGCGAGTGGACGGCGGGGGACACACTGAAGAACGTCATGGTGGTGCTCACTCACCCCGATGGCACGCGGGAGCCGCTGGCGATCGGCGTGCCCGGCGACCGGGAGGTCGACCAGAAGCGCCTGGAGGGCCAGCTGGAGCCGATCACCGTGGAGCCGATGGACGAGGCCGAGTTCGCGAAGCACACCGCTCTCGTCAAGGGCTACATCGGCCCGCAGGCGCTGGGGGAGGAGTCGGCCTCCGGGATCCGCTTCCTCGTGGACCCGCGTGTCGTCGAGGGCACCCGGTGGGTCACCGGGGCGAACGAGCACGGCAGGCACGTGCTCGACCTGGTCGCCGGTCGCGACTTCGCGCCCGACGGCACGATCGAGGCCGCCGAGGTGCGTGACGGGGACGTGTGCCCGCGCTGCGCCGAGCTCGGCCAGGTCGGTGCGCTGTCGACCGAGCGCGGCATCGAGATGGGTCACATCTTCCAGCTGGGCCGCAAGTACGCCGACGCCCTAGGGCTCAAGGTCCTCGACGAGAACGGCAAGCAGGTGACGGTGACGATGGGCTCCTACGGCATCGGTCCCTCCCGCGCCGTCGCGGCGATCGCCGAGGGCACCCTCGACGAGTCCGGTCTGTGCTGGCCGCGGGAGGTGAGCCCTGCCGACGTGCACCTCGTGGCGACCGGCAAGGACCCGGCGGTGCACGAGGCGGCCGAGGCGCTCGCAGAGGAGATGGGCCGCGCCGGTCTCGACGTGCTCCTCGACGACCGTCCCAAGGTCAGTCCCGGGGTGAAGTTCAAGGACGCTGAGCTGATCGGCATCCCCACCATCGTGGTGGTGGGCCGAGGTCTGGCCGACGGTTCCGTGGAGGTCAAGGACCGCGCCTCGGGCGACCGTGTCGAGGTGCCCCTCGGACAGGCCGTGCAGCACGTGGTCGGCAGGGTGCGCCCGTGA
- the ispG gene encoding flavodoxin-dependent (E)-4-hydroxy-3-methylbut-2-enyl-diphosphate synthase, translating to MTSIDLGMPEAPAPTLATRRTSRQIKVGDVLVGGDAPVSVQSMTTTVTSDINATLQQIAELTAAGCDIVRVACPSSDDAAALPAIAQKSQIPVIADIHFQPRYVYAAIEAGCAAVRVNPGNIKKFDDQVKQIAKEAKDAGTSIRIGVNAGSLDKRLLEKYGKATPEALVESAVWEASLFEEHDFHDFKISVKHNDPVIMSQAYEMLAERGDWPLHLGVTEAGPAFQGTIKSSVAFGYLLGKGIGDTIRVSLSAPPVEEVKVGIQILESLNLRPRRLEIVSCPSCGRAQVDVYKLADEVTAGLDGMEVPLRVAVMGCVVNGPGEAREADLGVASGNGKGQIFVKGEVIKTVPEALIVETLIEEAMRIAEEMGEPVEGGSPSVSVSG from the coding sequence ATGACCTCGATCGACCTGGGCATGCCCGAGGCCCCTGCACCCACGCTCGCGACGCGCCGCACGTCCCGCCAGATCAAGGTCGGCGACGTGCTGGTCGGGGGCGACGCCCCGGTCTCGGTGCAGTCGATGACGACCACCGTGACCAGCGACATCAACGCGACGCTGCAGCAGATCGCAGAGCTCACCGCCGCCGGCTGCGACATCGTGCGCGTGGCCTGCCCGAGCTCCGACGACGCCGCTGCGCTGCCGGCGATCGCGCAGAAGAGCCAGATCCCGGTCATCGCCGACATCCACTTCCAGCCGCGCTACGTCTACGCCGCCATCGAGGCCGGATGCGCGGCCGTGCGCGTGAACCCGGGCAACATCAAGAAGTTCGACGACCAGGTCAAGCAGATCGCGAAGGAGGCCAAGGACGCCGGCACCTCCATCCGCATCGGTGTCAACGCGGGCTCCCTCGACAAGCGGCTGCTGGAGAAGTACGGCAAGGCCACGCCCGAGGCGCTGGTCGAGTCCGCGGTCTGGGAGGCGAGCCTCTTCGAGGAGCACGACTTCCACGACTTCAAGATCTCGGTGAAGCACAACGACCCGGTCATCATGAGCCAGGCGTACGAGATGCTCGCCGAGCGCGGTGACTGGCCGCTGCACCTCGGGGTCACCGAGGCGGGTCCCGCGTTCCAGGGCACGATCAAGTCGTCGGTCGCGTTCGGCTACCTGCTCGGCAAGGGCATCGGCGACACGATCCGTGTCTCCCTATCGGCGCCCCCGGTCGAGGAGGTCAAGGTCGGCATCCAGATCCTGGAGTCGCTCAACCTGCGTCCTCGGCGCCTCGAGATCGTCTCCTGCCCGTCCTGCGGGCGCGCCCAGGTCGACGTCTACAAGCTGGCCGACGAGGTCACCGCCGGCCTGGACGGCATGGAGGTGCCGCTGCGCGTGGCGGTCATGGGCTGCGTCGTCAACGGGCCGGGCGAGGCCCGCGAGGCCGACCTCGGTGTCGCCTCCGGCAACGGCAAGGGCCAGATCTTCGTCAAGGGCGAGGTCATCAAGACGGTGCCGGAGGCGCTGATCGTGGAGACGCTCATCGAGGAGGCGATGCGCATCGCCGAGGAGATGGGCGAGCCGGTCGAGGGCGGCTCCCCGAGCGTGTCGGTCTCGGGCTGA
- the rimP gene encoding ribosome maturation factor RimP, whose amino-acid sequence MTHPQLKRGRTAPGADPRKAGAVPQTPQSGPAATIEQVLLAPLAELGLDLEAVEVSSAGRRSVVRVAVDADGGVDMDAVADASREVGRLMDEHEPLGEQPYTLEVTSRGVDRPLTAPRHWRRNAGRLVKVTFVDGRAPLTGRVVDHDEDSAGGVRLDVPGTGAVEVPYADVAKALVQVELNRKEA is encoded by the coding sequence ATGACCCACCCACAACTCAAGAGGGGTCGCACCGCACCCGGTGCCGATCCCAGGAAGGCAGGAGCCGTGCCGCAGACACCGCAGTCGGGGCCCGCCGCCACCATCGAGCAGGTCCTGCTCGCGCCGCTCGCCGAGCTCGGCCTCGATCTGGAGGCCGTCGAGGTCTCCTCGGCCGGCCGCCGCTCCGTCGTCCGCGTCGCCGTCGACGCCGACGGCGGCGTCGACATGGACGCCGTCGCCGACGCCTCGCGCGAGGTCGGTCGGCTGATGGACGAGCACGAGCCGTTGGGCGAGCAGCCGTACACCCTCGAGGTGACCTCCCGGGGCGTCGACCGTCCGCTGACCGCACCACGTCACTGGCGCCGCAACGCCGGCCGCCTGGTGAAGGTGACCTTCGTCGACGGCCGAGCGCCCTTGACGGGTCGCGTGGTCGACCACGACGAGGACTCCGCGGGTGGCGTACGCCTGGACGTGCCCGGCACCGGCGCCGTCGAGGTGCCCTACGCCGACGTCGCGAAGGCGCTCGTGCAGGTCGAGCTGAACCGCAAGGAGGCATGA
- the nusA gene encoding transcription termination/antitermination protein NusA, with product MDIDMSLLRALEREKGISFEVACAAIEQALLTAYEKGEGAAERARVELDRSSGHVTVYAAELDPEGNVLGEFDDTPAGFGRIAATTARQIMLQRLRDAEDDLTFGEFSGREGDIVSGTVQQGRNPADVLVDLGKLEAMMPAAERVPGEDYSHGTRLKALVVSVRRGTKGPQVTLSRSHPVLVRKLFALEVPEIADGSVEIMGVAREAGHRTKIAVRGTVPGVNPKGSCIGPMGQRVRNVMAELQGEKIDIVDWHDDPATYVANALSPARTVSSTVVDASAKAARVVVPDFQLSLAIGKEGQNARLAARLTGWRIDIRSDEAPAGDA from the coding sequence ATGGACATCGACATGAGCCTTCTCCGCGCCCTGGAGCGCGAGAAGGGGATCAGCTTCGAGGTCGCGTGCGCGGCGATCGAGCAGGCTCTGCTCACCGCCTACGAGAAGGGCGAGGGGGCCGCGGAGCGCGCCCGGGTCGAGCTGGACCGCAGCTCGGGACACGTGACGGTGTACGCCGCCGAGCTCGACCCCGAGGGCAACGTGCTGGGGGAGTTCGACGACACCCCCGCCGGGTTCGGTCGCATCGCCGCGACCACGGCGCGGCAGATCATGCTGCAGCGTCTGCGCGACGCCGAGGACGACCTGACCTTCGGGGAGTTCTCCGGCCGCGAGGGCGACATCGTCTCCGGCACGGTGCAGCAGGGTCGCAACCCCGCCGACGTGCTCGTCGACCTCGGCAAGCTCGAGGCGATGATGCCGGCCGCCGAGCGGGTGCCCGGCGAGGACTACTCCCACGGCACGCGCCTGAAGGCGCTCGTCGTGAGCGTCCGCCGAGGCACCAAGGGCCCGCAGGTGACCCTGTCGCGGTCCCACCCGGTGCTCGTGCGCAAGCTCTTCGCCTTGGAGGTGCCGGAGATCGCCGACGGGTCGGTCGAGATCATGGGGGTCGCCCGCGAGGCCGGCCACCGCACCAAGATCGCCGTTCGCGGCACGGTGCCCGGGGTGAACCCGAAGGGGTCGTGCATCGGGCCGATGGGCCAGCGCGTACGCAACGTCATGGCCGAGCTCCAGGGCGAGAAGATCGACATCGTCGACTGGCACGACGACCCCGCGACGTACGTGGCGAACGCGCTGAGCCCGGCGCGCACGGTCTCCTCGACGGTCGTCGACGCCTCCGCCAAGGCGGCCCGCGTCGTCGTGCCCGACTTCCAGCTGTCCCTGGCGATCGGCAAGGAGGGCCAGAACGCACGGCTGGCGGCGCGGCTGACCGGGTGGCGCATCGACATCCGCTCCGACGAGGCGCCCGCCGGCGACGCCTGA
- a CDS encoding RES family NAD+ phosphorylase, which yields MSGVFYRAVAAAFRDRALSGSREAGRYSRPDQPTLYLSASRDGVEAALRSHGGLDDSRDVVAVSVTASSVLDLRDGFSLRSAGLEVSDALSPWKDIVSAGGEPPSWAFRDSAEALGAHGLIDPSRQEPGLWHLVLFAWNRDNTATARLLDG from the coding sequence GTGTCCGGGGTCTTCTATCGCGCGGTTGCGGCCGCGTTCCGCGACCGAGCGCTTTCGGGCTCGCGCGAGGCCGGTCGCTACTCACGTCCGGATCAGCCGACGCTCTATCTCAGTGCCTCGCGCGATGGCGTCGAGGCGGCACTGCGTTCGCATGGTGGTCTCGACGACTCGCGCGACGTGGTGGCCGTGTCGGTCACGGCCTCATCGGTGCTCGACCTGCGAGACGGGTTCTCGCTGCGGTCAGCCGGCCTCGAGGTGTCGGACGCGCTCAGTCCATGGAAGGACATCGTCTCGGCGGGCGGTGAGCCGCCGTCGTGGGCGTTCCGTGACTCGGCGGAGGCGCTTGGCGCTCACGGCCTCATCGATCCCTCGCGCCAAGAACCCGGTCTGTGGCACCTGGTGCTCTTCGCGTGGAACCGCGACAACACCGCGACCGCGCGGCTGCTCGACGGCTGA
- a CDS encoding YlxR family protein — translation MGQDSVDRAPSAGRTSAGGPVRTCIGCREKAPRRDLLRVVAGSDARAVPDPTRTAPGRGAHLHPTQECLDLAVRRRALGRALRVPGGLDPDPVLAHLARQQDQHDPRDQQDQQGQ, via the coding sequence GTGGGGCAGGACAGCGTCGACCGTGCACCGAGCGCGGGCAGGACCTCTGCAGGAGGGCCGGTCCGCACGTGCATCGGCTGTCGCGAGAAGGCTCCCCGTCGGGACCTCCTGAGGGTGGTCGCCGGATCGGACGCCCGTGCGGTGCCCGACCCGACGCGCACCGCCCCCGGGCGGGGTGCACACCTGCACCCCACCCAGGAGTGCCTCGACCTGGCGGTCCGCAGACGGGCCCTCGGACGCGCCCTGCGCGTCCCGGGTGGTCTGGACCCGGATCCGGTGCTCGCGCACCTCGCCCGGCAGCAGGACCAGCACGACCCGCGAGACCAGCAGGATCAGCAAGGACAGTGA
- a CDS encoding 50S ribosome-binding GTPase, producing MARASDRLRPAFSGRRRTALGATVAGGVASGLAAAPERIGRVARGRFPTVAVTGMTGVGKTELVNRLARRTSDPRAAEVGSATLERRTRRGRRLRGFRFRVVPGDNAATRLAALDEVFHDDPVDGVIHVVAHGHATPRRVAGTTGRAGATRDQQLAAELEDWTITAHRIASLAVRQDRPIWLVIAVTKTDLYADDLDAALTYYSPGSGSPFGDRVDELRSLAGGAKLSVDVLPVSAEPSSVMIDGLSARMAQLAGHS from the coding sequence GTGGCTCGTGCATCCGATCGTCTACGCCCCGCCTTCTCCGGCCGTCGGCGCACCGCGCTCGGAGCGACGGTCGCCGGCGGTGTCGCCTCAGGGCTCGCGGCCGCACCCGAGCGCATCGGACGTGTGGCGCGCGGCCGCTTCCCGACCGTCGCGGTCACCGGCATGACCGGGGTCGGCAAGACCGAGCTGGTCAACCGGCTCGCGCGGCGCACGTCCGACCCCCGCGCGGCCGAGGTCGGGTCGGCGACCCTGGAGCGGCGTACGCGTCGCGGCCGCCGCTTGCGTGGCTTCCGGTTCCGGGTGGTGCCCGGCGACAACGCTGCGACCCGTCTGGCCGCGCTCGACGAGGTCTTCCACGACGACCCGGTCGACGGTGTGATCCACGTCGTGGCGCACGGCCACGCCACGCCCCGCCGCGTCGCGGGCACGACCGGACGCGCGGGGGCCACGCGCGACCAGCAGCTGGCCGCCGAGCTCGAGGACTGGACGATCACGGCCCACCGCATCGCCTCTCTCGCCGTGCGGCAGGACCGGCCCATCTGGCTGGTCATCGCGGTCACCAAGACGGACCTGTACGCCGACGACCTCGACGCCGCGCTCACCTACTACTCGCCCGGTTCCGGCTCGCCGTTCGGGGATCGCGTCGACGAGCTGCGGTCGCTCGCCGGGGGAGCGAAGCTCTCGGTGGACGTCCTGCCGGTCTCTGCCGAGCCCAGCTCGGTCATGATTGACGGTCTCTCGGCCCGCATGGCGCAGCTCGCCGGTCACAGCTGA